One Falco naumanni isolate bFalNau1 chromosome 13, bFalNau1.pat, whole genome shotgun sequence DNA segment encodes these proteins:
- the AKAP8L gene encoding A-kinase anchor protein 8-like has product MSYSGYGDWNSGTNRGYEGYSYGYGYGQDNSGNYGYGMAASNSWEMANSDVDMNPDGSGGGNADAVITKMNQRLDMVSHMDTDTMQGGHYGSGGDRYDSYESYDSRSSMNDRDMYRSGYDYNESEHDNDNAYEGHYDSFYGNRRDQYQNRSRDNFGQRGQNWGRDGRNNRPMASSYPGRMGGQWNEPPQSMGSRGLGPHGSSRLPSLFSHNIIPELSMFQGMRGFSGNMRYGGGMMKQRMRRNWKMWDSDFKPQKKKIKKDPTAKKRKQTNSSDEPDSKAAKTDGSDNSDSDNEEGTEGESGEKEEKEGSRGEGEDEEGKDSEKGALTIQEEISQIKRKLQAGKKTQERQKKRHRDRMVERIQFVCSLCKYRTFYDDEMNSHLESKFHKEHFKFVGTKLPQQTADFLQEYVANKTRKTEERRKAIEDINAVIQQIYRDQDLTQDVGMEHFIKKVEAAHCAACDLFIPMQYGIIQKHLKSLDHNHNRRAMMEQSKKSSLVVARSILNNKLISKKLERYLKGENPFMDDPEEKEEHEEGEGGASGSVEEGTAEGADENKDEEENPEEENPEEENPEEENPEEENKDLEENPEAEGAENEGEQEETETEIEAQPQAQAEAELDAENAEEQTSPPGEESLPEEEEQQPVEVVEVEDEEEESEEVAAAQEDEDAE; this is encoded by the exons ATGAGCTACTCAG GTTATGGAGACTGGAACTCTGGGACGAACAGAG GTTACGAGGGATACAGTTACGGCTACGGATATGGCCAGGATAACTCGGGCAATTATGGATACGGCATGGCCGCTTCGAACTCCTGGGAAATGGCCAATTCGGACGTTGACATGAACCCCGACGGTTCGGGCGGCGGCAACGCCGACGCTGTCATCACGAAAATGAACCAGCGCTTGGACATGGTGTCGCACATGGATACGGACACGATGCAAGGAGGCCACTACGGCTCTGGCGGAGACAG GTACGACTCGTACGAATCGTATGACTCGAGGTCTTCCATGAACGACCGCGACATGTACCGCTCCGGCTACGATTACAACGAGTCGGAACACGACAACGATAACGCCTATGAAGGTCACTACGACAGCTTCTACGGGAACCGCCGGGATCAATACCAGAACCGGTCGCGGGATAACTTTGGTCAGCGGGGTCAGAACTGGGGGAGAGACGGACGCAATAACAGGCCCATGGCGTCTTCCTACCCCGGGCGCATGGGCGGACAGTGGAACGAGCCTCCACAGTCGATGGGATCGCGAGGTCTCGGTCCCCACGGCTCCTCCAggcttccttccctcttctcccacaACATTATCCCAGAACTAAGCATGTTCCAGGGAATGCGAGGCTTCTCGGGAAATATGCGTTATGGAGGAGGAATGATGAAACAACGAATGAggagaaactggaaaatgtgGGACTCAGATTTTAAA cctcagaaaaagaaaatcaaaaaagATCCCACCGCCAAGAAGCGGAAGCAAACAAACAGCTCCGATGAACCCGACAGCAAGGCGGCAAAGACAGATGGCTCCGATAACTCCGACTCTGACAACG AGGAGGGAACGGAAGGAGAATcgggagaaaaagaggagaaagaaggcTCCAGAG gggaaggggaagatgaagaaggaaaagattcaGAGAAAG GTGCTTTAACAATTCAAGAAGAGATCAGTCAAATCAAACGCAAATTGCAGGCGGGCAAGAAAACTCAAGAGAGGCAAAAGAAGAGGCATCGGGATCGCATGGTAGAAAG GATCCAGTTTGTCTGTTCGTTATGCAAATATCGGACCTTCTATGATGATGAGATGAACAGTCACCTGGAGAGTAAATTCCATAAAGAACACTTCAAGTTTGTCGGAACCAAGCTGCCTCAACAAACAGCTGATTTCCTGCAG GAATATGTTGCTAATAAAACTAGGAAAACTGAAGAGCGTCGTAAAGCAATCGAAGACATTAACGCAGTTATTCAGCAGATTTATAGGGACCAAGATCTTACACAAG ATGTTGGCATGgagcattttattaaaaaggtgGAGGCAGCTCACTGTGCTGCCTGTGACCTCTTCATCCCAATGCAGTACGGCATCATCCAGAAACACTTGAAGTCACTTGACCACAACCACAACCGCAGG GCTATGATGGAGCAGTCCAAGAAATCATCGCTAGTAGTTGCGAGGAGTATTCTCAACAACAAACTAATCAGCAAGAAGCTGGAGCGGTACCTGAAG GGTGAGAATCCTTTCATGGATgacccagaagaaaaagaggagcatgaggaaggagaagggggagcCAGTGGAAGTGTagaggaaggaacagcagaaggAGCAGATGAAAACAAGGATGAGGAGGAAAATCCGGAGGAGGAAAATCCGGAGGAGGAAAATCCGGAGGAGGAAAAtccagaggaggaaaataaggATCTTGAAGAGAACCCAGAAGCAGAAGGAGCTGAAAATGAGGGGGagcaagaagaaacagagacagaaattgAGGCACAGCCACaagcacaggcagaggcagagctggacGCGGAAAATGCAGAGGAGCAGACTTCTCCACCTGGAGAGGAATCTCTCCCCGAGGAAGAAGAGCAACAGCCAGTAGAAGTTGTGGAAGTAgaagatgaggaggaagaaagtgaGGAAGTTGCTGCAGCACAAGAGGATGAGGATGCAGAGTAA
- the WIZ gene encoding protein Wiz isoform X5: MAASTSSQPKVTKAAAAPRPRDRDRGGDGEPEPEAAPEPVLAPEEEELVAMEVGSPPLPKKSAPAGQLDQPPTRIGTKLSPEPPGSKPEPQDSKTQNLTTCEVCGACFETRKGLSSHARSHLRQLGVAESESSGAPIDLLYELMKQKGKPDGSPMSPTLGKKSGSPKDAATGSPRPTLLALGKAGDRPLDGPVNKAIKSPPGFSKNLSQPGSPILKKVPPALSGSPSPKNPEEKSSKLSLSPLQSSPKAQWPQADEEGPLNLTSGSEPVRDIRCEFCGEYFENRKGLSSHARSHLRQMGVTEWYVNGSPIDTLREILKRRSQPRSSASNPAGPGQKAMAKTLLGSMGSLEPRGPGELHIPTLPKKVQQAGSPLGQSPTSSPPPTARKMFPGLSPPSLQKKLKQDQLRVEIKREMMSGGLHGEPHPSDRAWSPREEMSPLNLSSRADPVRDIRCEFCGEYFENRKGLSSHARSHLRQMGVTEWSVNGSPIDTLREILKKKSKPCVIKKEPHTSSIELPKSLGEEGTDPKASGKILQGMALASLGGRPGKPSPGGSTLNREISLSPLTGKSQGAFLTPLAAKRPLQDERLGPLADGKHKAYIPAELPFKSKAVHDKPAHTSSEACCELCGLYFENRKALASHARAHLRQFGVTEWCVNGSPIETLSEWIRHRPQKAGAYRSYIQGGRPFTKKFRNSSHARDHDGGGARRMPLSLQGSGVTFLNKGLTGELAHGDAGKILDGGSGGERPMITSPLSLVKVEEHQRSNISKFERRQARPLDAALHREEEGAEFQQKMEETRRPPPRMRPVPSLVPRPPQTSLVKFVGNIYTLKCRFCEVEFQGPLSIQEEWVRHLQRHILEMNFSKADPLRGEAPPAPDPPHPRRGSVTGAPTLTVTEPAQGSDTIPPPPPHIHDSFFFVVVTFFFWERGGSSAAFASPELPTLSGGMSWRGGTIPATSTTWIKTTLGDRPSVIPRETPGSGTGSGREQLSAGLGTGREIFPLPRFPKSVWVLVFWLGFFF; encoded by the exons ATGGCGGCCTCCACCTCCTCGCAGCCCAAAGTGACAaaagcggcggcggcgccgcgaccccgggaccgggaccggggtGGGGACGGCGAACCCGAGCCCGAGGCGGCGCCCGAGCCGG TCCTGGCTccagaagaggaagaactggTGGCCATGGAGGTGGGTTCACCCCCTCTCCCGAAAAAAAGTGCTCCCGCTGGGCAGCTGGATCAACCCCCCACCAGGATAGGGACCAAACTGTCTCCTGAGCCACCCGGGAGCAAACCAGAGCCTCAGGACTCCAAAA ccCAGAACCTTACGACGTGCGAAGTGTGCGGTGCCTGCTTCGAAACCCGCAAAGGTTTATCCAGCCACGCCCGTTCTCACCTACGGCAACTTGGCGTAGCTGAATCGGAGAGCAGTGGGGCTCCCATCGATTTGCTTTACGAACTGATGAAGCAAAAAGGCAAACCCGACGGCAGCCCCATGTCTCCCACCCTTGGCAAAAAATCCGGTTCCCCCAAAGACGCCGCCACCGGTTCCCCTCGACCCACGCTCCTGGCGCTCGGCAAGGCCGGCGATCGCCCGCTGGATGGTCCTGTAAATAAAGCCATCAAATCCCCTCCCGGCTTCTCGAAAAACCTCTCGCAACCGGGATCCCCCATCCTGAAGAAGGTGCCACCTGCTCTTTCGGGGTCCCCGTCTCCGAAAAACCCCGAGGAGAAGAGTTCCAAGCTCTCACTGAGccctctgcagagctctccGAAAGCCCAGTGGCCGCAGGCAGATGAGGAAGGACCACTCAATTTAa cctctgggTCGGAGCCGGTGCGAGATATCCGCTGCGAGTTTTGCGGCGAATACTTCGAGAACCGCAAAGGTTTGTCGAGCCACGCTCGATCCCACCTCCGGCAGATGGGGGTGACCGAGTGGTATGTCAACGGTTCACCCATCGACACCCTGCGGGAGATCCTCAAACGGCGAAGCCAACCGCGGAGCAGCGCCTCAAATCCCGCCGGTCCCGGGCAAAAAGCCATGGCCAAGACCCTCCTGGGCAGTATGGGATCCTTGGAACCACGCGGTCCCGGAGAGCTTCACATCCCCACCCTCCCCAAGAAGGTCCAGCAAGCCGGCAGCCCCCTGGGGCAATCTCCTACCTCGTCCCCACCTCCCACCGCCCGGAAGATGTTTCCAggcctttctcctccctccttgcAGAAGAAACTCAAACAAGATCAGCTGAGGGTGGAAATCAAGAGGGAGATGATGTCGGGAGGACTCCACGGAGAACCTCACCCGTCCGACCGAGCCTGGTCCCCGCGGGAGGAGATGTCTCCCTTGAACCTCT CTTCCCGAGCTGACCCAGTGCGAGATATCCGCTGCGAATTTTGCGGCGAATATTTCGAGAACCGCAAAGGTTTGTCGAGCCACGCTCGATCCCACCTCCGGCAGATGGGGGTGACCGAGTGGTCGGTCAACGGCTCGCCCATCGACACCCTGCGGGAGATCCTCAAGAAGAAATCCAAACCTTGCGTCATCAAGAAGGAACCTCACACCTCCAGCATCGAACTCCCCAAATCTCTCGGGGAAGAAGGGACGGACCCCAAGGCCTCGGGAAAAATCCTGCAGGGAATGGCCCTGGCATCCCTGGGAGGGCGGCCAGGGAAGCCCAGCCCTGGCGGCTCCACCTTGAACCGGGAGATTTCCCTGTCGCCGCTCACCGGTAAATCCCAGGGCGCTTTCCTGACGCCGCTGGCGGCCAAACGGCCGCTGCAGGACGAGCGCCTGGGCCCCCTCGCCGACGGGAAGCACAAGGCGTACATCCCGGCGGAGCTGCCCTTCAAATCCAAGGCCGTGCACGACAAACCGGCGCACACGT ccagcGAAGCCTGCTGCGAGCTCTGCGGCCTCTACTTCGAGAACCGCAAGGCCTTGGCCAGCCACGCGCGCGCGCACCTGCGGCAGTTCGGTGTCACCGAGTGGTGCGTCAACGGGTCCCCCATCGAGACCCTCAGCGAGTGGATCCGGCACCGACCCCAAAAAGCCGGCGCTTACCGGAGCTACATCCAAGGCGGGCGCCCCTTCACCAAGAAATTCCGGAATTCTTCCCACGCCCGGGATCACGACGGCGGCGGCGCGCGACGGATGCCGCTCAGCCTTCAAGGTAGTGGCGTGACCTTCCTGAATAAAGGATTGACGGGAGAGTTGGCTCACGGCGACGCCGGAAAAATCCTGGATGGGGGAAGCGGCGGTGAGCGGCCCATGATCACCTCCCCCCTCTCCTTGGTGAAGGTGGAGGAACATCAACGCTCCAACATCAGCA AGTTTGAGCGGAGGCAGGCGAGACCCCTGGATGCCGCGCTCCACCGGGAAGAGGAAGGGGCTGAATTCCAGCAGAAGATGGAGGAGacgcggcggccgccgccgcggaTGAGGCCGGTGCCGTCCCTGGTCCCCCGCCCCCCACAGACCTCCCTGGTGAAGTTTGTGGGGAACATCTACACCCTCAAGTGCAG GTTCTGCGAGGTGGAATTCCAAGGGCCCCTCTCCATCCAGGAGGAATGGGTACGGCATCTCCAGCGACACATCCTGGAAATGAATTTCTCCAAAGCGGATCCTTTACGGGGCGaagctcccccagcccccgaCCCCCCCCACCCTCGCCGAGGCTCAGTAACGGGAGCCCCCACCCTCACGGTGACCGAGCCGGCACAGGGAAGCGAcaccatcccccccccccccccccacatccacgattcctttttttttgttgttgttactttttttttttgggaaaGGGGGGGATCGAGCGCTGCCTTTGCCTCTCCGGAGCTTCCCACTTTGTCCGGGGGAATGAGCTGGCGGGGGGGCACAATCCCAGCTACAAGCACTACATGGATCAAGACGACCCTCGGCGATCGACCCTCGGTGATCCCACGGGAGACACCGGGATCCGGCACCGGATCGGGGAGGGAACAACTCAGTGCCGGTCTCGGGACAGGACGGGaaatttttccccttcctcGCTTCCCAAAATCcgtgtgggttttggttttttggttggggttttttttttag